One stretch of Streptomyces sp. A2-16 DNA includes these proteins:
- a CDS encoding DUF2264 domain-containing protein has translation MQLPPEDRTLSPLTGYTRAHWEAAADSLLAAVEPYATEDRALYHLPGDRQSWTGRLSDGLEGYARTLLLAALRQDETALERYADGLAAGVSGVWPRIEDRTQPLVEAASIAFALRITKPLLWDRLDEAVRQRAAAWLGDALTAEAWPCNWELFPVTVAGFLSSVGCEPEASRKAIDRGLERIEQWYVGEGWYTDGDGRKFDYYNGWAMHLYPVLHAWLAQDDRLMDLYGGRLSRHLEDYARLFGADGAPMHQGRSLTYRFATTAPLWLGALTGHTPLPPGETRRLASGALKYFLDRGAVDSHGLLTLGWHGPDPAVLQGYSGPASPYWASKGFLGLLLPADHEVWTAVEEPGPAERSDALTSISAPNWLLQSTVSDGLVRLHNHGSEDVRYDPYYTRLAYSTVTEPAPSYDNSLIVDGDPSRTEIEPLGVGQGWAASRHTAAGGTRVSSVVLARGAVEVRAFLVTGAEPGTSVRVTGWAARDGVHTELLPAVGLDGELSGVTGAGDSLFVALARLTGEAGAVPLGEAVTVRDVGAGELTVAWSEGPETRVRLRSSGVEITAAS, from the coding sequence ATGCAGCTGCCCCCCGAGGACCGCACCCTCAGCCCCCTGACCGGCTACACCCGCGCCCACTGGGAGGCCGCCGCCGACTCCCTGCTCGCCGCGGTGGAGCCGTACGCCACCGAGGACCGCGCCCTCTACCACCTCCCCGGCGACCGCCAGAGCTGGACCGGACGCCTCTCCGACGGCCTGGAGGGCTACGCCCGTACGCTCCTGCTCGCGGCCCTCCGCCAGGACGAGACCGCGCTGGAGCGGTACGCCGACGGACTCGCCGCGGGAGTCTCGGGCGTCTGGCCCCGGATCGAGGACCGCACCCAGCCGTTGGTGGAGGCCGCGTCGATCGCGTTCGCGCTGCGGATCACCAAGCCGCTGCTGTGGGACCGACTGGACGAGGCCGTACGGCAGCGCGCCGCGGCCTGGCTCGGCGACGCCCTCACCGCCGAGGCCTGGCCCTGCAACTGGGAGCTCTTCCCGGTCACGGTCGCCGGCTTCCTGTCCTCGGTCGGCTGTGAGCCGGAGGCTTCCCGCAAGGCGATCGACCGCGGCCTGGAGCGCATCGAGCAGTGGTACGTCGGCGAGGGCTGGTACACCGACGGCGACGGCCGCAAGTTCGACTACTACAACGGCTGGGCCATGCACCTCTACCCGGTGCTGCACGCCTGGCTGGCGCAGGACGACCGGCTGATGGATCTGTACGGCGGTCGGCTCTCCCGCCATCTCGAGGACTACGCCCGCCTGTTCGGCGCCGACGGGGCCCCGATGCACCAGGGCCGCTCACTGACGTACCGCTTCGCGACGACGGCCCCCCTGTGGCTGGGCGCCCTGACGGGCCACACCCCGCTGCCCCCGGGCGAGACCCGGCGCCTGGCCTCCGGAGCCCTCAAGTACTTCCTGGACCGGGGCGCGGTGGACTCCCACGGCCTGCTCACCCTCGGCTGGCACGGCCCCGATCCGGCGGTCCTGCAAGGCTATTCGGGCCCGGCGTCGCCGTACTGGGCCAGCAAGGGCTTCCTCGGTCTGCTCCTCCCGGCGGACCACGAGGTGTGGACGGCGGTCGAGGAACCGGGTCCGGCGGAGCGCTCCGACGCGCTCACCTCGATCTCCGCCCCCAACTGGCTTCTGCAGTCCACCGTTTCCGACGGCCTCGTCCGCCTCCACAACCACGGCAGCGAGGACGTCCGCTACGACCCGTACTACACCCGCCTCGCCTACTCCACGGTGACCGAGCCCGCGCCGTCGTACGACAACAGCCTGATCGTGGACGGCGATCCGAGCCGTACGGAGATCGAGCCGCTGGGGGTGGGGCAGGGCTGGGCGGCCTCGCGGCACACGGCGGCCGGGGGCACGCGGGTCTCCAGTGTCGTGCTCGCACGGGGAGCCGTGGAGGTACGCGCCTTCCTCGTCACCGGGGCCGAGCCCGGGACCTCGGTCCGGGTGACGGGATGGGCCGCTCGGGACGGCGTCCACACCGAACTCCTGCCCGCGGTGGGGCTCGACGGGGAGCTGAGCGGGGTGACGGGGGCGGGCGACAGCTTGTTCGTGGCGCTGGCCCGGCTCACCGGTGAGGCGGGTGCCGTGCCTCTGGGCGAGGCGGTCACTGTACGGGACGTAGGGGCGGGGGAGTTGACGGTGGCGTGGAGCGAAGGCCCCGAGACGAGGGTCCGGCTGCGGAGCTCGGGAGTGGAGATCACCGCCGCGTCCTGA
- a CDS encoding rhamnogalacturonan acetylesterase, whose protein sequence is MRRFNLAVLAAVTLSAGLTAVPAQAHSGRPLGIENCTTAGCHFDVPPGTYDVKVLLGGDAASSTRISGETRRSLLPETAVEAGERVSRSFTVNVRTPEGEPTGPDGTPGLDLVLGGSAPALADIKVTRARHTRQILLVGDSTVCDQPGDPYSGWGQQLPQYLRKGVSVANYADSGESTVTYLSEPRLWATVQPLIHRGDLVLIQLAHNDKTTDEATYRANLETLVAGVREKGGNPVLVTPIVRRWFNSDGTLNNGTALLVNGLGVDHPAVIRSVAAAEDVPLIDLTAKTKALVESLGVEGSKAIYLYNEKRDNTHTSVHGATVYAGLVRDELLAQGLVPEGAVRVG, encoded by the coding sequence ATGAGACGTTTCAACCTCGCCGTGCTGGCGGCGGTCACCCTGAGCGCGGGCCTGACCGCCGTACCGGCACAGGCGCACTCCGGCCGTCCCCTCGGCATCGAGAACTGCACCACCGCCGGCTGCCACTTCGACGTCCCGCCGGGAACGTACGACGTGAAGGTCCTCCTCGGCGGCGACGCCGCGTCGAGCACGAGGATCAGCGGTGAGACCCGGCGTTCCCTGCTGCCGGAGACGGCGGTCGAGGCCGGCGAGCGGGTCTCCCGCAGCTTCACCGTGAACGTCCGCACCCCCGAGGGCGAACCGACCGGCCCCGACGGCACGCCGGGCCTCGACCTGGTGCTGGGCGGCTCGGCCCCCGCGCTCGCCGACATCAAGGTCACCCGCGCCCGGCACACCCGCCAGATCCTCCTGGTCGGCGACTCCACGGTCTGCGACCAGCCCGGCGACCCCTACTCCGGCTGGGGCCAGCAGCTGCCCCAGTACCTGCGCAAGGGCGTCTCCGTGGCCAACTACGCCGACTCCGGCGAGAGCACCGTGACCTATCTGTCCGAGCCGCGCCTGTGGGCCACCGTCCAGCCGCTGATCCACCGCGGCGACCTCGTCCTGATCCAGCTCGCCCACAACGACAAGACGACCGACGAGGCGACGTACCGGGCGAACCTGGAGACTCTGGTCGCGGGTGTGAGGGAGAAAGGCGGGAACCCTGTCCTCGTGACGCCCATCGTGCGACGCTGGTTCAACTCGGACGGCACGCTGAACAACGGGACGGCCCTGCTGGTCAACGGCCTCGGGGTGGACCATCCCGCAGTGATCCGCTCGGTGGCCGCGGCCGAGGACGTCCCGCTGATCGACCTGACGGCGAAGACGAAGGCGCTCGTGGAGTCCCTCGGGGTGGAGGGCTCCAAAGCGATCTATCTCTACAACGAGAAGAGAGACAACACCCACACCTCCGTACATGGCGCCACCGTGTACGCGGGCCTGGTCCGCGACGAACTGCTCGCACAGGGGCTGGTGCCCGAAGGGGCCGTGAGGGTGGGATAG
- a CDS encoding rhamnogalacturonan lyase B N-terminal domain-containing protein, protein MSESTVHRAVGRRTFVLGTAAAAGTAALAGPLAESASAAGFGYTDDGSNYVVDTGANLVFKVSKTNGDLTSLVYKGTQYQGYGGKNSHIESGLGTSTVSIKQSGTTILISVAHGTLKHYYAARSGENNIYLWTNKADDSVSATRYILRVNAGRFLNDEPDSYTYAPTTIEAADVFAKSDGQTRSKHYARARVIDYNYVGWTTGSVGLYIVRSNHEKASGGPFYRSLLRHQSADGGGLYEILYYGENQTEAQRFGLQGPYVIAFTDGGAPSSSLYPGTLTTSWADSLGISGHVPASGRGKVAGVGITGRNTAYAYTVGLANSAAQYWGSARSSDGYFSIGGVLPGTYTLTVFKGELAVYTGSVSVSAGGTTTLNSIAIPSSNDPGNASAIWRINNWDGTPGGFKNADLMTYAHPSDVRASSWTGNVVIGSGTETSGFPCYLWKDVNSGIIVYFKLTAAQAAAAHTLRIGVTTAYANGRPQVVVNDSWTSAVPSPPTQPSTRSLTVGSYRGNNHTFTYSVPASAWLTDTGAYNTLKIYVASGSGSTSFLSAGTSIDAIDLLA, encoded by the coding sequence ATGTCCGAATCCACCGTGCACAGAGCGGTCGGACGCCGCACCTTCGTCCTCGGCACCGCGGCCGCCGCGGGCACCGCCGCCCTCGCCGGACCGCTCGCCGAAAGCGCGTCCGCCGCGGGCTTCGGCTACACCGACGACGGCTCGAACTACGTCGTCGACACCGGCGCGAACCTGGTCTTCAAGGTCAGCAAGACCAACGGCGACCTGACCTCGCTGGTCTACAAGGGCACGCAGTACCAGGGCTACGGCGGCAAGAATTCGCACATCGAGTCCGGCCTCGGCACGTCCACCGTGAGCATCAAGCAGTCCGGTACGACGATCCTGATCTCGGTCGCGCACGGCACGCTGAAGCACTACTACGCGGCCCGCAGCGGCGAGAACAACATCTACCTGTGGACCAACAAGGCAGACGACTCGGTCTCGGCGACCCGCTACATCCTGCGCGTCAACGCGGGCAGGTTCCTCAACGACGAGCCCGACTCGTACACCTACGCGCCCACCACCATCGAGGCCGCCGACGTCTTCGCGAAGTCCGACGGCCAGACCCGCTCCAAGCACTACGCGAGGGCGCGGGTCATCGACTACAACTACGTCGGCTGGACCACGGGCAGCGTCGGCCTGTACATCGTGCGCTCCAACCACGAGAAGGCCTCCGGCGGCCCGTTCTACCGCTCCCTCCTGCGTCACCAGAGCGCGGACGGCGGCGGCCTGTACGAGATCCTGTACTACGGCGAGAACCAGACGGAGGCCCAGCGCTTCGGCCTCCAGGGCCCCTACGTCATCGCCTTCACCGACGGCGGCGCCCCCTCCTCCTCTCTGTACCCCGGGACCCTCACCACGTCGTGGGCGGACTCGCTCGGCATCTCGGGCCACGTCCCCGCGAGCGGCCGGGGCAAGGTCGCCGGCGTCGGCATCACCGGGCGGAACACGGCGTACGCCTACACGGTCGGGCTCGCCAACTCCGCGGCCCAGTACTGGGGTTCGGCGCGTTCCTCGGACGGCTACTTCTCCATCGGGGGTGTGCTGCCTGGGACGTACACGCTGACCGTCTTCAAGGGTGAACTCGCCGTCTACACCGGCTCGGTGAGCGTCAGCGCGGGCGGTACGACCACCCTCAACTCCATCGCGATCCCGTCCTCGAACGATCCGGGCAACGCGAGCGCGATCTGGCGCATCAACAACTGGGACGGCACGCCCGGCGGTTTCAAGAACGCCGACCTGATGACGTACGCCCATCCGTCCGACGTCCGCGCCTCCTCCTGGACCGGCAATGTCGTCATCGGCAGCGGCACCGAGACCTCGGGCTTCCCCTGCTATCTGTGGAAGGACGTCAACAGCGGAATCATCGTCTACTTCAAGCTGACGGCCGCCCAGGCCGCCGCCGCGCACACCCTGCGCATCGGGGTGACGACGGCCTACGCCAACGGCCGCCCGCAGGTCGTCGTCAACGACAGCTGGACCTCCGCCGTCCCCTCCCCGCCCACCCAGCCGAGCACCCGGTCGCTGACCGTGGGCTCGTACCGTGGCAACAACCACACGTTCACCTACAGCGTGCCGGCGTCCGCCTGGCTGACGGACACCGGCGCCTACAACACGCTGAAGATCTACGTGGCGAGCGGTTCGGGGTCCACGTCCTTCCTCAGTGCGGGCACCTCGATCGACG
- a CDS encoding alpha/beta hydrolase codes for MTDPHYDITGHGPLLLLLPGGAGHPMGLGPMTESLAGHFTVVTYDPLGLAHGRLGEPVEDQRVQDWSDGARRVLDATLPEGGAAYVLGSSAGAIAALDLLARHAERLRHVVAHEPPCVGVLPDGVRQQAAFREVCEVYRAKGLAAAGALMTAVLEEREAGELPDGQPLSREEELTNPMALSLAHVIQPFTSYVPEAGPFKARLTVAAGTDSRGQLLYRTAESLAKTRQADFTEFPGGHLGVLQHPVDFAERLTRTLLGTGVRS; via the coding sequence ATGACTGACCCGCACTACGACATCACCGGCCACGGCCCCCTACTGCTGCTGCTCCCCGGCGGCGCCGGCCACCCCATGGGCCTCGGCCCGATGACGGAGTCGCTCGCCGGGCACTTCACCGTCGTCACCTACGACCCCCTCGGCCTCGCCCACGGCCGCCTCGGCGAACCCGTCGAGGACCAGCGGGTCCAGGACTGGAGCGACGGCGCACGGCGGGTGCTCGACGCGACGCTCCCCGAGGGCGGCGCGGCGTACGTCCTCGGCTCCAGCGCCGGGGCCATCGCCGCGCTCGATCTGCTCGCCCGGCACGCGGAGCGGCTGCGGCACGTCGTCGCGCACGAGCCGCCGTGCGTGGGGGTGCTGCCGGACGGGGTGCGGCAGCAGGCCGCGTTCCGGGAGGTCTGCGAGGTCTACCGGGCCAAGGGGCTCGCCGCGGCGGGCGCTCTGATGACCGCCGTGCTGGAGGAGCGGGAGGCCGGGGAGCTGCCGGACGGCCAACCTCTGTCCCGTGAGGAGGAGTTGACCAACCCGATGGCACTCTCCCTCGCGCATGTGATCCAGCCCTTCACGTCGTACGTCCCCGAGGCGGGCCCCTTCAAGGCCCGCCTCACCGTCGCCGCGGGCACCGACTCGCGCGGCCAACTCCTGTACCGCACCGCGGAATCGCTCGCGAAGACACGGCAGGCCGACTTCACGGAGTTCCCCGGCGGACACCTCGGCGTCCTCCAGCACCCGGTGGACTTCGCCGAACGGCTCACGCGGACACTGCTCGGGACCGGCGTGCGGTCATGA
- a CDS encoding MFS transporter — translation MAYEARRDRRASGAPPSEDPASPLWRHRDFVVFWAAQTLSVLGDSFALIALPLLVLEATGSVARMGLLTAVGGAASVVAAVFAGVVVDRVDRRRLLIGCDLVRMVLYGVIPVVWLFGPKVWLLYAVLPVCEAVGMLFAVGYVTVVRSLVDTGRLTEANGRLNATAAAAGVLGPVCAGVVAAWTGPATAVGVDAASFGVSALCTLFVRFRPRPARAPERTGLWRDLRTGAAFLRRHPVLRSLTVLLFVFSFLTLGLNDLVIFHLKHDLGHDDGTVGTVMAVGALGTITGALLVARVRRRLGFGAVWTGSVALCGIAFAGIAWARDVPVLAALCALFLAGGGMAGTCSMSLRQEITPEPLLGRVTSAFWTLHYSVAPIGAAVLTWAAEHRGTTSVGLVAGGCCVLIAAAALLTPVRRA, via the coding sequence ATGGCGTACGAGGCTCGGCGGGACCGGAGAGCATCCGGGGCCCCTCCGTCCGAGGACCCCGCGTCCCCGCTGTGGCGGCACCGCGACTTCGTCGTCTTCTGGGCCGCCCAGACCCTCTCCGTCCTCGGTGACTCCTTCGCGTTGATCGCCCTGCCGCTGCTGGTGCTGGAGGCGACCGGGTCCGTCGCTCGGATGGGGCTGCTGACCGCGGTGGGCGGGGCCGCCTCGGTCGTCGCCGCCGTGTTCGCGGGGGTCGTGGTGGACCGGGTCGACCGGCGCCGGCTGCTCATCGGGTGCGATCTCGTGCGGATGGTGCTGTACGGGGTGATCCCGGTGGTGTGGCTGTTCGGGCCGAAGGTCTGGCTGCTGTACGCGGTGCTGCCGGTGTGCGAGGCCGTCGGGATGCTGTTCGCCGTCGGATACGTCACCGTCGTACGGAGTCTCGTCGACACGGGTCGACTCACCGAGGCCAACGGGCGGTTGAACGCGACCGCCGCCGCGGCCGGGGTGCTCGGACCGGTGTGCGCGGGAGTAGTGGCGGCCTGGACCGGACCCGCCACCGCGGTCGGCGTGGACGCGGCGAGCTTCGGGGTGTCGGCACTGTGCACGCTCTTCGTACGGTTCCGTCCCCGCCCCGCCCGGGCGCCCGAACGCACCGGCCTGTGGCGTGACCTGCGCACCGGAGCGGCGTTCCTGCGCCGGCACCCGGTGCTGCGCTCGCTCACCGTGCTGCTGTTCGTGTTCAGCTTCCTCACCCTCGGCCTGAACGACCTGGTGATCTTCCACCTCAAGCACGACCTCGGTCACGACGACGGCACGGTCGGCACCGTCATGGCCGTCGGCGCGCTCGGCACCATCACCGGGGCCCTGCTGGTGGCCCGGGTACGCCGACGGCTCGGCTTCGGCGCGGTCTGGACCGGCTCGGTCGCGTTGTGCGGGATCGCGTTCGCCGGAATCGCGTGGGCCCGGGACGTCCCCGTCCTGGCGGCGCTGTGCGCGCTCTTCCTCGCCGGCGGCGGCATGGCCGGCACCTGCTCCATGTCCCTGCGCCAGGAGATCACACCCGAACCCCTCCTCGGCCGCGTCACCTCCGCCTTCTGGACCCTGCACTACTCGGTGGCCCCGATCGGCGCGGCCGTCCTGACCTGGGCGGCGGAACACCGGGGCACGACCTCGGTGGGCCTGGTGGCGGGCGGCTGCTGCGTCCTCATCGCGGCCGCCGCCCTGCTCACTCCGGTTCGACGTGCCTGA
- a CDS encoding TetR/AcrR family transcriptional regulator gives MVPRAGLTADRLTEAAADLADEIGFEHVTLAALARRFGVKDASLYAHVRNLQDLRTRVALLAGGEMIDRIAVAVAGRAGKDALVAFAGAYRAYALERPGRYAATQIRIDQSLIAGTPALRRTAEITYGMLRAYGLAEPDLTDAVRLLRATFHGYCALESAGGFGAPRDVQKSWDRAVDALHVTLENWPQEENTDD, from the coding sequence ATGGTCCCCCGCGCAGGCCTCACCGCCGACCGCCTCACCGAGGCCGCCGCCGATCTCGCCGACGAGATCGGCTTCGAGCACGTCACGCTGGCCGCCCTGGCCCGGCGCTTCGGGGTGAAGGACGCGAGTCTGTACGCGCACGTCAGGAACCTTCAGGACCTGCGCACCCGGGTCGCCCTGCTGGCCGGCGGCGAGATGATCGACCGGATCGCCGTCGCGGTGGCGGGGCGGGCCGGGAAGGACGCGCTCGTCGCCTTCGCCGGCGCCTACCGGGCGTACGCGCTGGAGCGGCCGGGGCGGTACGCGGCCACGCAGATCCGGATCGACCAGTCGCTGATCGCCGGTACCCCCGCGCTCCGGCGCACCGCCGAGATCACCTACGGCATGCTCCGCGCCTACGGCCTCGCCGAACCCGATCTCACCGACGCGGTACGCCTGTTGCGCGCCACCTTCCACGGCTACTGCGCCCTGGAGTCGGCGGGCGGGTTCGGCGCCCCCCGCGACGTACAGAAGTCCTGGGACAGGGCGGTCGACGCCCTGCACGTGACACTCGAGAACTGGCCCCAAGAGGAGAACACCGATGACTGA